The stretch of DNA AGGccaggtagtagaacacgggcaggtagtaggacacagaccggtagtaggacacgggcaggtagtagaacacggaccggtagtaggacacggacacgggcaggtagtagaacacgggcaggtagtagaacacgggccGGTTGTAACActgacacgggcaggtagtagaacacgggcaggtagtaggacacgggcaggtagtaggacacgggcaggtagtaggacacgggcaggtagtaggacacgggcaggtagtaggacacgggcaggtagtaggacacgggccggttgtaggacacgggcaggtagtaggacacgggcaggtagtaggacacgggcaggtagtaggacacgggcaggtagtaggacacgggcaggtagtagaacacgggcaggttgtaggacacgggcaggtagtaggacacgggcaggtagtaggacacgggcaggtagtaggacacgggccggttgtaggacacgggcaggtagtaggacacgggcaggtagtaggacacgggcaggtagtaggacacgggcaggtagtaggacacgggcaggtagtagaacacgggcaggtagtagaacacgggcaggtagtaggacacgggccgGTTGTAGGACACGgacaggtagtaggacacgggcaggtagtaagacacggtagtaggacacgggccggtagtaggacacgggccgGTAGGACAGGGccggtagtaggacacgggcggtagtaggacacgggcaggtagtaggacacgggccggtagtagaacacgggcaggtagtagaacacgggccGGTACACGGGCcggtagtagaacacgggcaggtagtaggacacgggccgGTAggaacacgggcaggtagtagaacacgggcaggtagtaggacacgggcaggtagtagaacacgggcaggtagtaggacacgggcaggtagtagaacacggacAAGGCCaggtaggacacgggcaggtagtagaacaGGGACcggtagtagaacacgggcaggtagtagaacacggacAAGGTcaggtagtagaacacggacAAGGccaggtagtagaacacgggcaggtagtagaacacggaccggtagtagaacacgggcaggtagtagaacacggacAAGGacaggtagtagaacacgggcaggtagtaggacacgggcaggtagtaggacacgggcaggtagtagaacacggacaggtagtagaacacggacCGGTAGTAGGAcaaggacacgggcaggtagtagaacacgggaaggtagtagaacacgggccGGTTGTAACActgacacgggcaggtagtagaacacggtagtagaacacgggcaggtagtagaacacgggcaggtagtaggacacgggcagatagtagaacacgggcaggtagtagaacacggacAAGGccaggtagtagaacacgggcaggtagtagaacacggaccggtagtaggacacgggcaggtagtagaacacgggcaggtagtagaacacggaccggtagtaggacacgggcaggtagtagaacacgggccGGTTGTAACActgacacgggcaggtagtagaacacgggcaggtagtagaacacgggcaggtagtagaacacggacAAGGccaggtagtagaacacgggcaggtagtagaacaGGGACcggtagtagaacacgggcaggtagtagaacacgggccGGTTGTATGACACGGGCCGGTTgtacacgggcaggtagtagaacacggacAAGGccaggtagtagaacacgggcaggtagtagaacacggaccggtagtaggacacggacacgggcaggtagtagaacacgggcaggtagtagaaaCGGACAAGGccaggtagtagaacacgggcaggtagtaggacacagaccggtagtaggacacgggcaggtagtagaacacgggcaggtagtagaacacggaccggtagtaggacacggacacgggcaggtagtagaacacgggcaggtagtagaacacgggccGGTGTAACActgacacgggcaggtagtagaacacgggcaggtagtaggacacgggcaggtagtagaacacgggcaggtagtaggggcaggtagtaggacacgggcaggtaatAGGACACGGGCCGGTttgtaggacacgggcaggtagtaggacacggaggtagtaggacacgggcaggtagtaggacacgggcaggtagtaggacacgggcaggtagtagaacacgggccggttgtaggacacgggcaggtagtaggacacgggcaggtagtaggacacgggcaggtagtacaCGGGCCGGttgtaggacacgggcaggtagtaggacacggaggtagtaggacacgggcaggtagtaggacacgggcaggtagtaggacacgggcaggtagtagaacacgggcaggtagtagaacacgggcaggTTGTAGGACACGGGCCGGTTGTAGGACACGgacaggtagtaggacacgggcaggtagtaagacacgggcaggtagtaggacacgggccggtagtaggacacgggccggtagtaggacacgggccggtagtaggacacgggccggtagtaggacacgggccggtagtaggacacgggccggtagtagaacacgggccggtagtagaacacgggccggtagtagaacacgggcaggtagtaggacacgggccggtagtagaacacgggcaggtagtagaacacgggcaggtagtaggacacgggcaggtagtagaacacgggcaggtagtaggacacgggcaggtagtagaacacggacAAGGccaggtagtagaacacgggcaggtagtagaacaGGGACcggtagtagaacacgggcaggtagtagaacacggacAAGGTcaggtagtagaacacggacAAGGccaggtagtagaacacgggcaggtagtagaacacggaccggtagtagaacacgggcaggtagtagaacacggacAAGGccaggtagtagaacacgggcaggtagtaggacacgggcaggtagtaggacacgggcaggtagtagaacacggacaggtagtagaacacggaccggtagtaggacacggacacgggcaggtagtagaacacgggcaggtagtagaacacgggccGGTTGTAACActgacacgggcaggtagtagaacacgggcaggtagtagaacacgggcaggtagtagaacacgggcaggtagtaggacacgggcaggtagtagaacacgggcacgggcaggtagtagaacacggacAAGGccaggtagtagaacacgggcaggtagtagaacacggaccggtagtaggacacgggcaggtagtagaacacgggcaggtagtagaacacggaccggtagtaggacacgggcaggtagtagaacacgggccGGTTGTAACActgacacgggcaggtagtagaatacgggcaggtagtagaacacgggcaggtagtagaacacggacAAGGccaggtagtagaacacgggcaggtagtagaacaGGGACcggtagtagaacacgggcaggtagtagaacacgggccGGTTGTatgacacgggcaggtagtagaacacggacAAGGccaggtagtagaacacgggcaggtagtagaacacggaccggtagtaggacacggacacgggcaggtagtaggacacggacacgggcaggtagtagaacacgggcaggtagtaggacacggaccggtagtaggacacggacacgggcaggtagtaggacacggaccggtagtaggacacggacacgggcaggtagtaggacacggaccggtagtaggacacggacacgggcaggtagtaggacacggaccggtagtaggacacgggcaggtagtaggacacgggcaggtagtaggacacgggcaggtagtaggacacgggcaggtattAGGACACGGTCAGGTATTAGGACACGGACCGGTAGTAGGACacggacacgggcaggtagtaggacacggaccggtagtaggacacggacacgggcaggtagtagaacacgggcaggtagtagaacacgggcaggtagtagaacacgggcaggtagtagaacacggacAAGGccaggtagtagaacacgggcaggtagtagaacacggaccggtagtaggacacgggcaggtagtagaacacgggccGGTTGTAACActgacacgggcaggtagtagaacacgggcaggtagtagaacacgggcaggtagtagaacacggacAAGGccaggtagtagaacacgggcaggTTGTAACActgacacgggcaggtagtagaacacgggcaggtagtagaacacgggcaggtagtagaacacggacAAGGccaggtagtagaacacgggcaggtagtagaacaGGGACcggtagtagaacacgggcaggtagtaaaacacgggcaggtagtagaacacgggccGGTTGTatgacacgggcaggtagtagaacacggacAAGGccaggtagtagaacacgggcaggtagtagaacacggaccggtagtaggacacggacacgggcaggtagtagaacacgggcaggtagtaggacacggacacgggcaggtagtagaacacgggcaggtagtaggacacggaccggtagtaggacacggacacgggcaggtagtaggacacggacCGGTAATAGGACacggacacgggcaggtagtaggacacggaccggtagtaggacacggacacgggcaggtagtaggacacggaccggtagtaggacacggacacgggcaggtagtaggacattggcaggtagtaggacacggacacgggcaggtagtaggacacgggcaggtagtaggacacgggcaggtagtaggacacgggcaggtattAGGACACGGTCAGGTATTAGGACACGGACCGGTAGTAGGACACGGAccggtagtaggacacgggcaggtagtaggacacggaccggtagtaggacacggacacgggcaggtagtagaacacggaccggtagtaggacacggacacgggcaggtagtaggacattggcaggtagtaggacacgggcagatAGTAGGACACGGACACAcgcaggtagtagaacacgggcaggTAATAGGACACGGACCAGTAGTAGGACACGGACAAGGGCAGGTAGGAGAGGTATAGGACACGGACCGGTAGTAGGTGACTCAGACAGGTGGtaggacacggacacacacaggtagtaggacacgtACAGGTAGTAGGACACGACACACGGACAGGTAGTAGgacaggtagtaggacacggacacacacaggtaGGACACGGACGGGTAGTAGGCGACACGGACGGGTAGTAGGCGACACGGACGGGTAGTAGGCGACACGGACGGGACGGACGGGTAGTAGGCGACACGGACGGGTAGTAGGCGACACGGACGGGTAGTAGGCGACACGGACGGGAAGTAGGCGACACGGACGGGTGGTAGGACCCGGACACGGACGGGTGGTAGGACACGGACGGGTGGTAGGACCCGGACACGGACGGGTGGTAGGACCCGGACAGGGTGGTAGGACCCGGACACGGACGGGTGGTAGGACCCGGACAGGGACGGGTGGTAGGACCCGGACAGGGACGGGTGGTAGGACCCGGACAGGGACGGGTGGTAGGACCCGGACACAAACACACTTTCCCCCACCACTACTTTTCCTCTTACTGTAATTTTCTCTTTTCTTCAGTCTCCTCATCTCTGTATTTCTCCACCCTGTCTAATCctcttactctttctctccctccttgttCCCCTCCCTCTTTGTTCGATGGGACAGTGTTTAGGTGTGTTCCAGGGCTGTAGGTGCTCTGTCCCCATATCTAATATCCCCCTCGTCTCCCTCTTTTGTCTTTCATTCCTTCTCTCCATATCTTCCCCTGAAACTTCTCCTTCTGTCAGGTGAGAAGCCGTTTAAGTGTCCGTTTGAAGGTTGTGGTCGTTCCTTCACCACCTCTAACATCAGAAAAGTCCacatcagaacacacacaggagaacgCCCCTACATGTGCCCTGAACCATCCTGTGGACGAGGCTTTGCAAGTGCTACCAACTACAAGAACCACatgagaatacacacaggtaagaaacacacacacacactactaaaaGCATATGAGAGTACACActagtaagacacacacacactactaaaaTCATATGAGAGTACACActagtaagacacacacactactaaaatcatatgagaatacacacaggtaagaaacacacacacacactactgaaatCATGAGTACACActagtaagacacacacacacaactaaaatcatgagaatacacacaggtaagacacacacactacttaaatCATATGAGtacacacaggtaagacacacTCACTACTAAAATCAtatgagaatacacacaggtaAGACACCCACACTACTGAAATCAtatgagaatacacacaggtaagacacacTCACTACTAAAATCATATGAGAGtacacacaggtaagacacacacactactgaaatcatatgagaatacacacaggtaagacacacTCACTACTAAAATCATATGAGAGTACACACAGttaagacacacacactactgaaatcatatgagaatacacacaggtaagacacacTCACTACTAAAATCATATGAGtacacacaggtaagacacacacactactaaaatcatatgagaatacacacaggtaagacacacacactacttaaatCATGAGAGTACACAcaagtaagacacacacactacttaaatcatatgagaatacacaaaggtaagacacacacactactataatcatatgagaatacacacaggtaagaaacacacacacactactgaaatCATGAGTACACActagtaagacacacacacacaactaaaatCATGAGAATACccacaggtaagacacacacactacttaaatcatatgagaatacacacaggtaagacacacacactacttaaatCATATGAGtacacacaggtaagacacacTCACTACTAAAATCATATGAGAGTACACACAggtaagaaacacacacacacacacactactgaaatcatatgagaatacacacaggtaagaaacacacacacactactgaaatCATATGAGCACACActagtaagacacacacactactaaaatcatatgagaatacacacaggcaagacacacacactactaaaaTCATATGAGAGTACACACAggtaataaacacacacacacacacactactgaaatcatatgagaatacacacaggtaagaaacacacacacactactgaaatCATATGAGCACACActagtaagacacacacactactgaaatcatatgagaatacacacaggcaagacacacacactactaaaaTCATATGAGAGTACACACAggtaataaacacacacacacacactactaaaaTCATATGAGAATATacacaggtaagacacacacattactaaaatcatatgagaatacacacaggtaagac from Oncorhynchus keta strain PuntledgeMale-10-30-2019 chromosome 21, Oket_V2, whole genome shotgun sequence encodes:
- the LOC127910353 gene encoding serine/arginine repetitive matrix protein 2-like isoform X2, with product MAYIIIIIYIIYYILYYIIEHGLVEHGQVVEHGQVVGHGQGQVVEHGQVVEHGPVVEHGQVVEHGQGQVVEHGQVVEHGPVVGHGQVVEHGPVVTLTRAGSRTRAGSRTRTRPGSRTRAGSRTRTGSRTRTRAGSRTRAGSRTRTRAGSRTRAGSRTRTGSRTRTRAGSRTRTGNRTRTRAGSRTRTGSRTRTRAGSRTRTGSRTRTRAGSRTLAGSRTRTRAGSRTRAGSRTRAGSRTRAGIRTRSGIRTRTGSRTRTGSRTRAGSRTRTGSRTRTRAGSRTRTGSRTRTRAGSRTLAGSRTRADSRTRTHAGSRTRAGNRTRTSSRTRTRAGRRGIGHGPVVGDSDRW
- the LOC127910353 gene encoding filaggrin-2-like isoform X1, yielding MAYIIIIIYIIYYILYYIIEHGLVEHGQVVEHGQVVGHGQGQVVEHGQVVEHGPVVEHGQVVEHGQGQVVEHGQVVEHGPVVGHGHGQVVEHGQVVGHGHGQVVEHGQVVGHGPVVGHGHGQVVGHGPVVGHGHGQVVGHGPVVGHGHGQVVGHGPVVGHGQVVGHGQVVGHGQVVGHGQVLGHGQVLGHGPVVGHGHGQVVGHGPVVGHGHGQVVEHGQVVEHGPVVGHGQVVEHGPVVTLTRAGSRTRAGSRTRTRPGSRTRAGSRTRTGSRTRTRAGSRTRAGSRTRTRAGSRTRAGSRTRTGSRTRTRAGSRTRTGNRTRTRAGSRTRTGSRTRTRAGSRTRTGSRTRTRAGSRTLAGSRTRTRAGSRTRAGSRTRAGSRTRAGIRTRSGIRTRTGSRTRTGSRTRAGSRTRTGSRTRTRAGSRTRTGSRTRTRAGSRTLAGSRTRADSRTRTHAGSRTRAGNRTRTSSRTRTRAGRRGIGHGPVVGDSDRW